CCCCAGGACCCAGGCCAGGCCCCTCTGCCTGCTCCTTCCCTCTGGCCCCTGATCTCAGCTCCAGCAATCTCTAGCACCTCTCATCCTGCCTGGCTCCTCACCATCTCCACTGCTTGCCAGTGTCCCACGGGGTGAGCTGTCTTCAGGTGCTGTCTCTACCAGGCTGACAGGGGCTGGGCCAGAAGCTGCTGGAGCCTGGAGGGTTGGGCAGGGAAAGGGAGTGAGACAGGCCCCAAAATCCAAACCCTTGAGTCCATGGCCTGGCCCTTCCCTGGCTCCCAGGGCACCCCAGGTCAGCCCCGCCAGGCTGGTGACACACAGCCAATTAGGCTACCACGAGGCTGGATGCTTCAGCAGCCTCTTTTATCCCGGGCTTCCCTCAGCTGCTAGGGTGGGGGTGAGTCAGGGGAACAGTGTCCACGTGAACACCTCACCTCTGGCCTGGCATCCTGATGGCCAACGGATGTGCGCATGAGGCCGCTCACCAAACCGGAGACCTCGTCCCTCTCCTGGGCATGATTCTTACCTGGGGGTGAAGGATGATACCATCCTCAGTATCCTGCCCAGCCCCTCCACTTCCGACAGGGATGACACAGAgattggcctccccaagtgcctGTACTGCACATGCTCTCCCCAAGAGTTCCCAggcacccacactcacacacccgaGACAAATGTGACAAGCTGCTCTACTGCTCTGCCCCCTCAACCCACTGACACCCCAGACTCACTCTTGTTCTTCTTTCTGCCAAAGAGGCTCTTGGTAACTTTGGCAAACAGACTCCTAGCTGGGTTGGGGGGTGTCAGGTCTGGGACTGTCACGCAGCTGCTGATAGGGAGTCGATCGGGGGTATAGCCCTAGGGAGGGGAACCATGTGAACAGAGAAGAGAGGCTCCAGGGGTCCTGTCACCTGCCCCCTTTCAATCCCTGGGAATACCTCTAAGATGGACTTAGAATTCTGGGGAGCCACAGACCTTGGTAAAGAAGTCATGGCGCAGGATCTGGTCAATAGAGGGGCGGTCTCGGGGTGAGGCCCGAAGGATGGCAGCCAGGAGCTGCCGGGCAGGCAGTGAGAGGCTGGCAGGCAGCATGTAGTGAACCTGCTTGATGCAGCGGTACGTCTCCTTCAGGTCAGCCGTCTCAAAGGGAGGGCTCCCGCAGAGCAGCGTGTACCTATAGGGCAGGGCCAAGGGGTCAGGAGTAAAGTGGAGGGGATGCTCCACCCACACACCCAGCACCTGTCTGCTGCTGAACCTGGACCCTGCAACTCACATGACACAGCCCAGTGACCATACATCCGCCTCAGGGCCGTGGCCCTGTCTCAGCAGCACTTCTGGAGCCACATAGTTGGGGGTGCCACAGATGGTCCTGaaagagggtggggaggaggagagaaggctgagacccagcccagcagcccccccaccccttcccccactgTGAGTCCAGACAAAGCAGCTGCCTGTCACCAAAGGCCAGAGAACTCCTGCTTGTCCTGGGACAATGGATGCCAGGGATGGCAGCTGAGTCCCCGCCCACCCGCCTGGCCCAGCTGCTCAGCTGCTCAGCTGCTCTTCATGACAGGGGGAGGGCCTGACCCCTAGCCCAGTACCCTCCTCCAGGGTCAACACAGAGAGTCCACAGCTGATCCCTTCCCCCTTCCTGTACTCCTGTCTGTCAGACAGGCATCAGGCTGTCACCTCCCACAGTTTGTGCCACACACACGCCAACAGCAGCTGTCACAACCCCCATAAACACTCATCTGCCACATATGCTATCTGtatcacacacacaaagtatGATGGCCACAGCAGGGTCTTCTTACACCCACAATGTCATATCCCACCATTTCCACACTCTCagtctgtctctcacacacacatacacgatGCCTGTCACCTTCCCCCATCCACACAAAGGGTAAGTCGTATGCCTCCAAGAATCTGTATAGCCCCATCTGTCTCAGGGACTCAGAGTCACCTACCCTATCTGTGTCACACACCTATAGGATCCTCCCCCTCTCCACCGGTCTCAGTAACACAGgctgccacctccaccttcacACATGCATAAACAGCCCATCATCCCTTCCCATTTATCTCATGCACACATGAGGCAGTCACCTTGCCTCCCACATACATATGCACTGTCTGTCACGCATGTCATCTGTATCACACACAGGCCCCTTTCCTCAAAACTCACTTCTTCCTCTGCTCCGGAGGCTCCAACCGGGCTGCCAGCCCAAAATCCCCCACCTTCAGTTCCATGTTCTCAGTGATGAAAAAATTTCCTAGATGGGGAAAGAGAGGTGTGTCagattctttccttcctccctccctccctccctccccccccaACCTCCCATCCTCCAGGCTCAGGAGTCTCACCCAACTTGAGGTCCCGGTGCAAGATGCCGCGCTGGTGCAAGTACTTGAGGCCGGAAAGGATCTGCCGCAGGTAGTAGCGCACTTCTGGCTCTAACAGGGTGTGCCGGGCTTTCCAGATGTGGGCCAGGGACTGCAGAGAGCCACTGCCTCAGCCCCTGGTgagccctccctccccctccccctccatctGTGCTCCCTGAGGAAGAAACAGGGCCCCAGCTTTGGGTCTTAAGACTGTCTTCtcgtctgggtgcggtggctcacgcctgtaatcccagcactttaggaggccgaggcaggtgtatcacaaggtcaggagtttgaaaccagcctgaccaacagggtgaaaccctgtctctactaaaaatacaaaaattagccgggcgtggtggtgcatgcctgtaatcccagctacttaggaggctgaggcaggagaattgcttgaacccgggaggcggagattgcagtgagccgaaatcgcaccactgcactccacccagggcaacagagcgagactccatctcaaaaaaaaaaaaaaaaaaaaaaaaaaaaaagactgtcttcTCTCCCTCACTCTCATCCCTGCGGGAATCACCATCTTTCACCTTTCGGCTGCAGAGCTCCAAGAAAATGTAGATGTTGTCAGCGTCCTCAAAGTGGTGCGAAAAACGCACGATGTGGCGGTGCTGCAGGTCTCGGTGCAGCTCAATCTCATTTAGGATCTGCCATGAGGGCGCGGAGTCGTCATCCTTCCATGGTTCCCGTGCCAccgtccccaccccacccctcgccCGCTGAGCCTGGACCCACCTTCTCGCGCTGATGCGGCTTGGCGACGCGGCTCTGCGGGATGACTTTGACAGCGTAGGCGCTGCCAGTCTCTGTGTCAGTGGCCTCGTAGCAGCGGGCGAAGCCCCCCTGTGAAGAGGGGGCATCAGGCTGGGTGTTCCAGGGGGGCCGAGTCTGGCCCGCGGGCGTCCCCGCGTTGGGGTTCAAGTGCCCACGCCCGGCTCGGCGCCAAAAAAGAGGCCGGCCAGGacccccacctccaccatcaccaccccgcGGACGTCCCCCGGCCCACCTTGCCCAACAAGCGGCCTTTGAGGTAGGTGCGGCCGCTGCGCGGGTCCGTGATGAGGCGCCCGGGGTCTGACGTCGGTAGCCCGGCCAGCACCTCCAGCTCAGGTCCGGGCAAGGCACTCGGAGGCGGCCCGGGCCCGGCCGGGGGAGCGGGCGCGGCGGCCGCACGCTGGAAGGGGCGCGGGGACAGGAAACCGGCGGCGGGCTCCATGCGGGCGGCGCGTCGCAGCGCGGGCCCGGCTTCTTCTCGGTTCCGCCCGGCCCCGGCCGCGCGTGGCGCTGCCTGGATTTGCTACGCTGCGCTCGCGCCCGGGGGAGCCCAGCGTTTTTATCAATGAACGCCTGCCCCCTCCCCGGCTTTTCGTCACCGAGAGTCCCGCCTCCTTTCTGGCAGCGAGTCGAGGAGAGGCCACTCCCATTCCCGGCCTTACATCACCCAGAAGCTCCTCCCCCACCCAACGCACTGCCAGACCCCGCCTCCTGGCCGCGCCCCGGGGCGCAGCCCGGCAGCTAGTCACCATGCAGGTGCAACAAGGCCGCAGGGGCCGGCCGATCCCTGTCCGCCTCTCACCCCTCCTTTGCCACTGCAAGTCCCGCTCATGGGGGCCTCTTTCTTTCCCCATCCTTCGCGATGTGTGCTGAAGTCCGAGTGGGGCCCGGGCATCTGGGGCATCTCCCCACCAACTAGATAGATCAGCGTTCCAGCCAGCAGCGGAGAGGCAGGGGCGGCCCTCGCTTTTGCCCGGGCATGTTACCCGAAACTCCCCTTTCAGTGTGCTGGACCGCGTGTGTCTCTCGCCCTCGCCCGGGGCCCGGCCCAGTGCTGCCCTCTTTAGGGCCTGGAAGGAAGGCACAGTCTCGCGCCTGGCTTGCCTGGCCCGAGGGCTGCCTTGCCAGGTTTAGGAGTCAAGCAGAGCCTGGAATTTCAAGGCTTTTACCATGCTCCAGGCCACATCTTCCGCTACCCACTTCTACACTCTTGAGGCGCAAATTTCGGGTTCCTGCGGGGTCCCCAATTCCCTTCCTCTGAAAATACCCCCGGGCCTGGGTCAGCAGCTAGAGGCCAGAAAGTGAATGGgaattggattttcttttttctttctttctttttttttttgagacagagtttcgctcttgttgcccaggctggagcgcaatggcgcgatcttggctcatcgcaaactctacctcccagggtcaagcgattctcctcctcagcctcccgagcagctgggattacaggcatgcgccatcacacccggctaattttgtatttttttttaaatagagacggggtttctccatgttggtcagactggtctggaactcccaacctcaggtgatctgcccgcttcggcctcccaaagtgctgggattacaggcgtgagccacctcgcctggccggGAATTGGATTTTCTCAAACGCTAGACACCGGCAATTGGGCAGCTAATCTCTGGACCATGTGGACCTCTAGATCCCTGCGCAATGCCCACTCTTCCCAGGGCCAGAGACAGAGGCCCAGGACCACAGGCCTCCTGGCCTTGTCTCTCACCTCTCTGCCCTCCCTCTGTGCCAGCCAATCAATCATGCCATTCCTCAAAGATTTATTGAGAGCATCTGCTAAGTGCTGGACACTATCTGAAATAAAACTAATCAAGCTTGCAGCCCTAATTTAGTTTACATTCTGCTTGATGGAAACAGACAACAGGCAAGCAGATAAACACGGTAATTGCAGGCTGTGAAAAGTGCTATGAAGGAAGAATAAACAGAAGAGCAAATGAAGAGCCTACTTTAGAAAGAGTAGCCAGgaaagtcaacaaatatttgctgagtaccCGATTCCTGCCAATTTTATCTCCCAGATAGCTCTGATATATATCCCCTTGGCTCCATCTTCCCCTCACACCCTGGCCTGGGCCACAGTCTCTCTTGTCAGGATGATTGCCACAGCTCCTTGCTGCTCTCCTGGACTTTGGTCTCATGCCCATTTCATCTCCCTCCATATGCTGTTAGAGGGATCCCACCCAATCCCTCATCAGACTCACAAGGGCAAACTTCTCCAACCTTGTCCTTCATGACCACTGAAGGGAGACCCAGGACAGCCTCAGATGTGGAGAAATACTAGTAGCCAAAATGActgagggggaggtggggatagGGATAGGCAGGAAGACCCTAAGTGCCTGCTCAAGAGTCTGGTCTTTATTCTTATAGGTCAGCAGTCTTCCAGAGGGGAGATGGTGGTGGGGCTAGAAAGGACAAATCCCCAGGGTAAATGGATCTGAGGCATTTAGAGAGTCAAAAAGGCATATTCAATTTTTGCAccgttatttattttgttttgttttgttgtttgttttttgagaaggagtcttgctctgttgcccaggctggagtgcagtgatgcgatctcggctcactgcaacctccgcctccctggttcaagcgattctcctgccttagcctccagagtagccgggattacaggctcgtgccaccatgcccagctaatttttgtattttttagtcaagacagggtttcaccatattggccaggctggtctcaaactcctgaccttgtgatccacccacctcggccctcccaaagtgctgggattacaggcgtgagcaactgtgcctggcccaaaattcatatatatatatatatatatatatatatatatatatatatatttttttttttttttttgagacagtcttaaaaaaaaaaagaatctcttgatcccaggagggggaggttgcagtgagctgagatcgtgacactgcattccaatctggcaacagagggagactccatctaaaaaataataataataataaaataaataaatttgggggCTGTgcagtggtggctcacgactgtaataccagcactttgggaggctgagacaggcagatcacttgagtccaggagtttgaaaccagcctgggaaacatagtgaaacccccgtctctactaaaaaaaatgcaaaaattgggccagctgcagtggctcatgcctgtaatcccagcacttggggaggccgaggcaggcggatcacctgaggccaggagttcgaaaccagcctgactaacatggtgaaaccctgtctctaatttttttttttttttgagacggagtctctcgctcttgtcgcccaggctggagtgcagtggtgcgatctcggctcaccgcaggctctgcctcccgggttcacgccattctcctgcctcagcctcccgagtagctgggactacaggcgcccgccaccacgcctggctaattttttgtatttttagtagagacggggtttcaccgtgttagccaggatggcctcgatctcctgacctcgtgatccacccgtctcggcctcccaaagtgctgggattacaggcgtgagccaccgcgcccggccaagcccacagcacccggtattcccaggcgttctcccatccaagtactaaccaggcccgaccctgcttagcttctgagatcagatgagatcgggcgcgttcagggtggtatggccgtagacccgtctctactaataatacaaatattagcctggcatggtggtgcccacttgtaatcccagctactcaggaggctgaggcaggagaatcgcttgaacctgggagatggaggttgtagtgagccaatatcgccccattgcactccagcctgggtgacagagcgagactctatctcaaaaaaaagaaaagttagctgggcatggtggcaggcgc
This portion of the Pongo abelii isolate AG06213 chromosome 1, NHGRI_mPonAbe1-v2.0_pri, whole genome shotgun sequence genome encodes:
- the PLK3 gene encoding serine/threonine-protein kinase PLK3 isoform X1, producing the protein MEPAAGFLSPRPFQRAAAAPAPPAGPGPPPSALPGPELEVLAGLPTSDPGRLITDPRSGRTYLKGRLLGKGGFARCYEATDTETGSAYAVKVIPQSRVAKPHQREKILNEIELHRDLQHRHIVRFSHHFEDADNIYIFLELCSRKSLAHIWKARHTLLEPEVRYYLRQILSGLKYLHQRGILHRDLKLGNFFITENMELKVGDFGLAARLEPPEQRKKTICGTPNYVAPEVLLRQGHGPEADVWSLGCVMYTLLCGSPPFETADLKETYRCIKQVHYMLPASLSLPARQLLAAILRASPRDRPSIDQILRHDFFTKGYTPDRLPISSCVTVPDLTPPNPARSLFAKVTKSLFGRKKNKSKNHAQERDEVSGLVSGLMRTSVGHQDARPEAPAASGPAPVSLVETAPEDSSPRGTLASSGDGEEPGRMRGFEEGLTVATVVESALCALRNCVAFMPPAEQNPAPLAQPEPLVWVSKWVDYSNKFGFGYQLSSRRVAVLFNDGTHMALSANRKTVHYNPTSTKHFSFSVGAVPRALQPQLGILRYFASYMEQHLMKGGDLPSVEEVEVPAPPLLLQWVKTDQALLMLFSDGTVQVNFYGDHTKLILSGWEPLLVTFVARNRSACTYLASHLRQLGCSPDLRQRLRYALRLLRDRSPA
- the PLK3 gene encoding serine/threonine-protein kinase PLK3 isoform X2, encoding MEPAAGFLSPRPFQRAAAAPAPPAGPGPPPSALPGPELEVLAGLPTSDPGRLITDPRSGRTYLKGRLLGKGGFARCYEATDTETGSAYAVKVIPQSRVAKPHQREKILNEIELHRDLQHRHIVRFSHHFEDADNIYIFLELCSRKSLAHIWKARHTLLEPEVRYYLRQILSGLKYLHQRGILHRDLKLGNFFITENMELKVGDFGLAARLEPPEQRKKTICGTPNYVAPEVLLRQGHGPEADVWSLGCVMYTLLCGSPPFETADLKETYRCIKQVHYMLPASLSLPARQLLAAILRASPRDRPSIDQILRHDFFTKGYTPDRLPISSCVTVPDLTPPNPARSLFAKVTKSLFGRKKNKSKNHAQERDEVSGLVSGLMRTSVGHQDARPEAPAASGPAPVSLVETAPEDSSPRGTLASSGDGFEEGLTVATVVESALCALRNCVAFMPPAEQNPAPLAQPEPLVWVSKWVDYSNKFGFGYQLSSRRVAVLFNDGTHMALSANRKTVHYNPTSTKHFSFSVGAVPRALQPQLGILRYFASYMEQHLMKGGDLPSVEEVEVPAPPLLLQWVKTDQALLMLFSDGTVQVNFYGDHTKLILSGWEPLLVTFVARNRSACTYLASHLRQLGCSPDLRQRLRYALRLLRDRSPA